DNA from Planctomycetota bacterium:
GGTGAGCGCCAACCGCGACATGAACCTGATCCTGGAGCGCCTGGTGCGCAACAACGGGTGGGTGATGCAGCGGTACGCGCCGGAGCACGAGCGGCTGGAGCGCCTCCGCGAGGTGCGCCGGCGCTACCGGGCGATCGCCGTGAAGGAGCGCGCGCTGGACGGGTTCGGGCGAGGCCTGACGGCGCTGCGCGAGACCGTGCGCGAGCAACCCCGCACGCCCATGTCGCACGACCTGTGGGACCGGTTCACCGGGCTGGCGGCGGCACGGGCCGCGCTGGGGCGGGCCCACGCGGCGCGTCCGTTCGCGAGCGCGGCGTTGGTGGACGAGGGCAAGAACGCCTGGGCCGTCGTGCGGGCGCTGGAAGAACTGGGCGTGCGCCTGGCGGGGGAGAGCGAGGAAGCCGCGGTGCGCGTGGTGGGCACGCTCTCGCCGGGGCCGATGCTCGACGCGATCGACCGGCGTCGCCGGTGGCACGCGCCGCACCTGCCGATGGTGCTGGCGCCGTGGGACATCGGGCGGGAGGCGACGAACGTGCGCCGCCCGTCGCGCCGAGCGTCGCCAGCGGCTTCCGATCGCGCGGTCGAGGCGGGCGCGCGGGGCGAGGCGGCCTAGGACCTACCGCGCCACCGTCGCGGGATCGATCGCGAGCACGGCCCGCACGGGCGAGACCTCGGGCAGGATCAGGGCGTAGATCTCGGCGATGCACGCGCGCTGGCCCGGCCAGATGAACGCGTCGGCGCTGGCGGTCCACCGGGCATCGTCATGGGCGGGCTCGTGCGGGTGGGCGGGGTCGCGGGTGAGGTCGGGCTTCCACGCGGGGTCGACCTCGACGGCGAAGCGGGGCGAGAGCACGATCTCGTCGCGCCCCGCGAGGTAGAACGGGTGGACGCTCTCCAGGGCCCAGAAGCCCCGCAGCGCGGGGCTGGTGCGCGACAGGCCAGTTTCTTCTTGCAGTTCGCGCAGGGCGGCGTGCGGCGCGGACTCGCCCGGCTCGACGTGCCCCATCACCGGCTGCCACGTGCCGTGCATCGGCGGGCGGGCGCGCCGCAGTTGCAGGAACTCGGGGGCACGCCCGTCGGGGCGGCGGAAGACGTAGACGTCGACGAGATCGGTGCGGAGGCGCGGGCCGGGCGGGGCGCTGACGGGCGGACGGTCGGTCACGGGCGGGTGCTCCCGGCGGGGGTGCGCAGGGCCTTGCGGAGCGCGGCGGCCTTGGCGAGCGTCTCGCGCCACTCGCCCGGCGGGTCGCTGTCGGCGACGATGCCCGCGCCGACGCTGTAGTGCAGGCGCGCGCCCGACGCGGCGTGACGCACGATCGCGGTGCGGATGGACACGGCCCACGAGAACGCGCCGTGGTCGGACACGAACCCGGCCAGCCCGCAGTACGGGCCCCGGGGCTCGGGCTCCAGTTCGTCGATGATCTGCATGGCGCGGACCTTGGGGGCGCCCGTGACCGAGCCGCAGGGGAACGCGGCCCGGAGCACGTCCAGCGCGCTGCGCCCGTGCTCGAGCGTGCCCGACACGGTGGCGGTCGCCTGCCAGAGGGCGGCGTGGCGATCGATGTCGCGCGGGCGATCGACGCGGACGGAGCCGAGTTCGCAGACGCGGCCCAGGTCGTTGCGCATGAGGTCGACGATCATCGCGAGTTCGGCGCGGTCCTTGGGGCTGTGCTCGAGGTCGGCCCTGGCGCCGGGCGTCGCGGGGCGCGTGCCCTTCATGGGGCGGGTGGTGAGGCGCCGGGAGGCGGGGTCGAACTCGAGGAAGAGCTCGGGGCTGACGCCGCACATCGTGAGGGCGTGCGCGGGAGATTCGACGTACACGCCGTGCCAGGGGTGGGCGGCGTGGAGCATGGCCCGCCAGAGGGCGCGGGAGCTGCCCTCGAAGGGGGCGTCGAGGCGGTGGGCGAGGTTGGCCTGGTAGATGTCGCCCGCGCGGATGTACTCGATGACGCGGGCGCAGGCGGCGAGGTAGGCCGCCCGGCCGGTGCGCGATCGCAGCGGGCCGACGCGGAATGTCTCGCGCGGGGGCGCTGATTCGAGGTCAGCGACGAGGGCGGCGCCGTCGCCGATTGCCCACCACACGCGGCGATGGGCGTCGTAGGCAAGGGCGTCGGGGCAGCGGGCCCAGACCATGTCGGGGGCGTCGGCGGGCGGAAAACGCGTCGGGAGGAAGGCACGGGGCTCGAGCGCGCGGGCGGCGTCGTAGGCGACCCAGCCGATGAGCCCGCCCCGGAAGGGAGGCAGGTCGGCGGACGCCTCGGGGCACTGGGCCGCGCCGCCGGCGGCGAGGGGCAGGCTGAGGTGGCGTTCGGCGTCGGCAGGGTCGAGGACGGGGTGCGGCGAGGCGAGGACGGTCCAGCGGTGCGGGGCGTTCGGGGCGGCCCAGCAGGCGGCGAGGGGGCGGTCGGAGGGCCAGCGTTCGAGCACGTGGCCCGGCTCGAGCGGGAGGTCGATCGGGCGGCAGGACACGTCGGATGCTACGGGAGGCGGGTGGGAAAGGTGTGAAAACTCGCTTCCGTGACGGCCCGTTCCTAGACTTGTGGCCCGGCCCGGAGTGGCGCACGGGAGCGAGCCCGGCGTCCGATCAGGACCCGAACGCGGACTTGGCGAAGAACGTGGCGGCGGTGGAGCCGCGGAGTTCTCCGCGGGCGCGAGTTCGGCGCACCGGGTGCGAGAAAGGGATTCGATGACCAGCGCGAAGTCCCGTCCGTCGATCCAGCACGCCGCCGGCAAGGCGGACACGAAGAAGTCCATGAAGAAGCTGACGCGACGCGCGGAGGAGGCGGCGCAGCCGGCCCCGGCGATGCGGAACAAGCCGGGGAAGATGGTGTATTACTTCGGCAGGTCGCGCTGCGAGGGGACGGCGGAGATGAAGCCGCTGCTCGGTGGCAAGGGCGCGAACCTGGCGGACATGGTGAGCATCGGGCTGCCGGTGCCCCCGGGGTTCACGATCACGACGGACACGTGCGCGTCGTACTACCGCAACGGGCAGCGTCTCCCGCACGGGCTGATGAACGAGGTGCACAAGAACATCGCGCTCATCGAGAAGGAGACGGGGAAGAAGTTCGGCGACAACGGCAACCCGCTGCTGGTCTCGGTGCGTTCGGGTGCGGCGGTGTCGATGCCCGGGATGATGGACACGATCCTGAACCTGGGGCTCACGGACGCGAGCGTGGCGGGGCTGGCGGCGAGCACGGGCAACGTGCGGTTCGCGTACGACTCGTACCGCCGGCTGATCAACATGTTCGGCGACGTGGTGATGGGCGTGGACCACCACCACTTCGAGGACGCCTTCACGAAGATCAAGACGAAGTACAAGGCGAAGGCCGACACGGACGTGCCCGAGCAGGGCATGATCGAGCTGTGCGAGGCGTACAAGGCGGTGTACCAGCGCTTCAAGGGCGAGGTCTTCCCGCAGAACCCGTTCAAGCAGCTCGAGCTGGCGATCGAGGCGGTCTTCAAGAGCTGGGAGGGCGAGCGGGCGATCTCGTACCGGCGCATCGCGGGCATCAGCGGGCTGAACGGCACGGCGGTGAACGTCCAGACGATGGTCTACGGCAACATGGGCGACGACTCGGGCACGGGCGTCGCCTTCACGCGCAACCCCGCGACGGGCGAGAACGCCCTGTACGGGGAGTACCTCGTGAACGCGCAGGGCGAGGACGTCGTCGCGGGCATCCGGACTCCCATCCAGGTGGATCAGATGCCCAAGTGGAACAAGAAGGTCTACGCGCAGCTGCTCGAGATCAAGGCGAAGCTCGAGAAGCACTACCGGGACATGCAGGACATCGAGTTCACCATCGAGCGCGGGACGCTGTACATGCTCCAGACGCGCACCGGCAAGCGCAACGGCTTCTCGGCGGTGCGCGTCGCGTGCGACATGGTGCGCGAGCGCCTGATCGACGAGAAGACGGCGCTGCTGCGCATCCCCGCGCAGGACCTGACGCAGCTGCTGCTGCCCAGCTTCGACCCCTCGAAGAAGAAGAACGCGGACGTGCTGACGCTGGGGATTCCCGCCTCGCCGGGGGCGGCGGTGGGCAAGCCGGCGTTCACGGCGGCGGAGGCCGTCGACCGCGCGCACAACGGCGAGAAGGTCATCCTCGTGCGGCGCGAGACGAGCCCGGAGGACGTGGAGGGGATGCACTCGGCGGCGGGGATCCTGACGAGCACGGGCGGGCGGACGAGCCACGCGGCGGTGGTGGCGTGCGGGTGGGGCAAGTGCTGCGTGGTGGGCGCGGGCGAGCTCGAGATCGACCCGGTGAAGGGCAAGATGACGGTGAAGGGGCGCACGTTCGGGCGCGAGGACGTGATCTCGATCGACGGGAGCACGGGCGAGGTCATCGCGGGGCACCTGGCGAGCGTGGAGCCGAAGCTGTCGGGGGACTTCTCGCAGGTGATGAAGTGGGCGGACAAGTACCGGACGCTGGGGGTTCGGACGAACGCGGACACGCCCGAGGACGCGGAGCGGGCGCGCGGGTTCGGGGCGGAGGGGATCGGCCTGTGCCGCACCGAGCACATGTTCTTCGAGGGCGACCGCATCAAGGTGATGCGGGAGATGATCCTGGCGGAGACGCGCGAGGCGCGGGAGAAGGCGCTGAATAAGCTGCTGCCCTTCCAGCGCGACGACTTCATGGGGATCTTCAAGGCGATGAAGGGCCTGCCGGTGACGATCCGGCTGATCGATCCCCCGCTGCACGAGTTCCTGCCGCACGAGGAGAAGGCGCAGAAGGAGATGGCGCAGCAGTTGGGCGTGAGCCTGGAGAAGGTGCGGACGCGGGTGTCGGCCTTGCACGAGGCGAACCCGATGCTGGGGCACCGCGGGTGCCGCCTGTGCGTGACGTACCCCGAGGTGCTGGAGATGCAGGTGCGGGCGATCACGGAGGCCGCGATCGACTGCCTGCGCAGCAACATCAAGGTGTTCCCGGAGATCATGATCCCGCTGGTGGGCACGCGCAAGGAGCTGGCGGTCTTGCGCGAGCAGGTCGAGCAGGTGATCGCGCAGGTGAAGGAGAGCGAGGACTATCGCCCGCGCCTGGACATCAAGATCGGCACGATGATCGAGGTGCCGCGGGCGGCGATCACCGCCGACGAGATCGCGGAGAAGGCCGACTTCTTCTCGTTCGGCACCAACGACCTGACGCAGATGACCTTCGGGTACTCGCGCGACGACGCGGGGGCGTTCCTGCCCGACTACCTGTCGCGCGAGATCCTCCCGCACGACCCGTTCCAGACGCTCGACGCCGGGGGCGTGGGACAGCTCGTGGAGATGGGCGTCAAGAAGGGGCGCGCCACCAGGCCCGACCTCAAGGTGGGGATCTGCGGCGAGCACGGGGGCGACCCCAAGAGCGTCTGGTTCTTCCACAGCGCAGGGCTCGACTACGTGTCGTGCTCGCCGTTCCGGGTGCCCATCGCGCGGCTGGCGGCGGCGCAGGCGGCGATCAAGGCCGCCAAGTAAGCCGCCGGCGGCCCGGGCTCGGGTGTGGTTTCGGAGAGGCGTCGCGTTACGGCGCGGGCGGGGGCGTGTCCGCGCCCGGCGCGGGCTCGCCCAGGGCGGCGTCGAGCGCCGCGGAGAGTTCCGCCATCGTCGTCTCGGGGACGTACCGCGTCGGGGGCATGACGAGCACGCCCGCGCCGTCCACGATCGCGTACGACGGGAAGACGTGCGCGCCGAACGCGCGGGCGGTGGCGTCCGCGTCGAGCAGCAGGCCCAGCGCGTCGGAGGGCGGGGCGTGCCCGGCGATCGCGAGGTCGCGCGACTTCTCGCGCACCGCCAGCGTGTAGGCCCGGACGTTGCGGCCCTGCACGCGCTCGAGGACGGGGCCGAGCTCGGCGTGCGCCTCGCGCAGACGCACGGCCCAACTGCCGGCGAACTCGAGCAGCACGACAGAGCCCCGCAGGCTCGCGAGGCTCACGGTGTCTCCCGTTGGCGTGCGGAGCTCGAACTCCGGCGCCAGGCGCGGGGCGGGAGGGGGCGTCGGGTCGGGGGTGGCCGGGGGCGCCGCATCGGCGGGAGCGGGGTCGATCGGGGCGGGGTTGACGGGGTCCTTCGGCTCGGACTTGGCGGGGCGTTCGAAGGTGGGGCCTCCGGGCGTGTTCGCGCCCGGGACGGGCACGGGCGCGGGCGGGCGGTCTTCGGTGTAGCCCTCGGGAACGTCGACGCGCAGGCTCGCGAGCAGGGTGGGCGCCGGGTCGGCGGTGTCTACGCGGACGTTGGTCCACTCGAGGACGACGCGACCGGTCTCGGTGTCCTTGCTGGTGATGATGCGCTCGACGCGGCGGGGCAGGTGGTCGTCTTCACTGAAGTACCAGACCGCGCGGTTGCGCCCGTCGTTGAAGGTGACGAGCACACCCTCGCAGCGCGTGCCGTCGAGGTCCTGGGTGGGCTGGGGCTCGAACTCCGAGCCCGCGAGCTCGCGCGCGAAGGGCTGGGGCGACGTGAGGTCGTCGAGGCGGACGGCGGCGATCGCGTTGACGCCCCGGGCGCGCCGGGCGTCGATGCCGGATTTCTCGATGACCGTGCGGGCGGTGTGGTCGACCCACTCGACGCCGTTGACCAGCCAAGCGACGTCGAAGTCGGTCCAGGGGTCTTTGCCGCCGGGCGCGGAGATCTGCCCGGTGAGGCGGAGGCGCCAGCCGGGGAGAATGCCCCCGGGCGCCCGGACCTGGCGGGCGTCGGCGCGGATGGCGCGGGAGGTGCTGCCCAGGAAGGACCCGGTGGAGTAGGACCGGGCGGAATAGGTGATGCTCTTGGCCTCGCGGATGGACCGGGCGGCGCGGACGAAGAGCTCGCGGGCGGGGTTTGCCTGCGGCGCGGCGGGCGGCGTGGACGCCGCCCCGGGCTGCGCAGCAGGGGTTCGCGGGAGGTTGTTGAGCTTGGGCGCGTCCTCTTCGCCCGCTTCCTGCGCGCGAACGGGGATGGTGAGGAAGAGAAGAACGGCGAGGATCAGAAGGGCGCGGGGCATCGGCTGATTGTTCGCGTGTCGCGGGGGCGGCGCTCGCCCTAGGCGAGCAGGGCCCGCAGGGCCTCGCCCGGGTCGGGCTGGCGCATGAGGTGCTCGCCCACGAGCGCGATGCGGACCCCCGCCCCGCGCAGACGCCGCAGGTCGTCGGGCGTGCGGATGCCCGACTCGCTGACGAGCACCGTGCGGTCCTCGACGAGTTCGGCCATGCGGAGCGTGGTGCCCAGGTCGACGGTCATCGTCGCGAGATCGCGGTTGTTGATGCCCAGCAGCGCGTAGCTGCGGTGCGGGAAGCCCACGTGCGGACGCACGCGCAGGAGATTGTCGAGGCTGTGCACCTCGAGCAGCGTGGTGAGCCGGAGCTGCTGGGCGAGGATGAGCAGGTCGACGAGCAGGCTCTCGGAAAGGCACTCGGCGATGAGCAGGATGGCGTCGGCGCCCGCGGCCCGCGATTCGTACACCTGCCACGCGTCGATGATGAAGTCCTTGCGGAGCACCGGGAGCGGGACGGCGGCCTTGACGCGGGCGATAAAGGAAAGATCCCCCCCGAAGAACTCGCGGTCGGTCAGGCAGGAGATCGCCGCGGCGCCGGCGCGGTGATACGTTGTGGCGATGTCCTCCGGCCGCCAGTCGCGCGTGTCGTACTCACGGCGCAGCAGCCCGGACGAGGGGCTCCGCCGCTTGATCTCCGCGATCACGCTCGTCGAGTGCGTCACGGGGCGCGTCACCGCGGCGAAGAAGTTGCGCGGGGGCTCGGCCTGCGCGCATCGCTCGCGGAGCGCGTCGAGCGGAGTCTCCCGGCTCGCTCGGGCGACCTCCTCGCGCTTGTGCGCGATGATCCGGTCGAGCGTCGCGATCGGGCTGGTCATCGGGGCCATTGTTGGCGCGCCGTCCGTCGCGCTGGGCGCGCCGCCAACCTCCGGCCCCGCCGACGCGGGCGCGCTCCGCGGGCTGCTCGAGCCCTGGGCGCTGCTGCACCTGGCGTGGGCCGGCGCGGCGGTTGCGTTCGTGCTCTCGCGCGGACTGTGGCGCCTGCGCGCGCGCCGGGTGACGGGCATCCCGTGGTGGCTGTGGCTGAACGCGGCGATCGCGTCGTGGCTGGCCTTGGGCGCCTGCGCGGGGCTCGCCTCGTGGGTGCTGGGCGGGGCGGGCAACGCCTCGCTCCGCGCGCAGTCGCTGACGGCGTTGTGGGGCTACGCCGGCGGGCTGTTGTGCGCGCTCTCGCTGTCGGTCCACCTGGCGAAGTTGGCACCGGCCAGCGGGCTGCACATCCGTGTACGCGGGCTGCTGCTCGGGGCGGCGCTCTTGGCGCTCGGCTGGCCGCTGGTGCAGGGCGTGAGCCTCGTGTGTGTGGCCGCCCATCGACTGGCGACGGGCCAGCCCCCGGAGCAGATCTCGCACCCGACGCTGCGGGCGCTGGTCGACAACCCGCGCGAGCCCTGGGCGTGGCTGATGGTGGCGCTGGCGGTGCTCGTCGCGCCGGTGTTCGAGGAGGTGCTGTACCGCGGGTTCTTGCAGTCGCTGGCGGTGCGCGCGACGGGGCGGCCCTGGGCCGCGGTGTTGCTCACGTCCGTGATCTTCGCCGCCGCCCACCTCGGGCAGGGCATGGCGTGGTACTCGCTCGCGGTGATCGGCGCGCTGGGCGTCGTGCTGGGGGCGGCGTACGAGCGGACGCGCTCGCTGGGCGTGCCCATCGCCATGCACGCGATCTTCAACGCGGCCAACGTGGCGCTGGCGATCACGACGGCCTAGGCGGCGTTCGGGCCCGCCCGGCACTACCCTTGCCGCCATGAGCGCCAGCCCATCCAAGCCCCGCATCCTGACCGGCGACACCCCCACCGGGCGCCTGCACCTGGGGCACTGGGTGGGCAGCGTCGAGCGGCGGGTCGCGCTGCAGGACGAGTACGACTGCTACTTCCTGCTCGCGAACATGCACGCCTTCACCACGCGCTTCGACAAGCCCCAGGACATCCGCCAGGACACCATCGAGATCGTGAAGGACTGGCTGGCGGCGGGCATCGACCCCGCGCGTTCGACCATTGTTTTGCAGACCGAGGTGCCCGCGATCGCCGAGTTGACGTGGTACTTCGCGATGCTGCTGTCGTTCAATGACGTGATGGGCAACCCGACGCTCATCCACGAGCTCGAGACCAAGGGGCTGGCGGACAAGTACTCGTTCGGGTTCCCGATGTACACGGTGGGGCAGTGCGCGGACATCCTGGCGTTCCGCCCGGTGTACGTGCCGGTGGGCGAGGACCAGGCGCCGCACATCGAGATGTGCCGCAAGGCGGCGCGGAAGTTCAACCAGTTGTACTGCGCCGTGCCCAACCGCACGGAGGACGCGGACTATGTGCAGGCGGGGGGCGTGTTCCCGATTCCCCGGGCGCTCATCGGTCGCGTGGGGCGCCTGCCGGGCGTGGGCGACGGCACGCAGAAGATGAGCAAGAGCCTGGGCAACGCGATCTTCCTGAGCGACAGCGCGAAGGACGTGCAGAAGAAGATCAACAAGATCACGACCGGGCGCCAGAGCCCCACCGAGCCGGGCGACCCCGACAACGTGCTGTTCAGGTTCGTCGAGGCGTTCATCACCGACGAGGCCCGCGTCGCCGAGCTCAAGGACCGCTACCGGCGGGGCGACAACCTGGGCGACGGGCACGTCAAGGCCGAAGTCGCCGAGGCGATCAACCGCCTGCTCGAGCCCATGCGGGCACGCCGGGCCGAGTTCGAATCGCCCGCGGGCGACACGCGCATCGTCGAGATCATCAAAGACGGCGTGAAACGCGCGAATGTCGTGGCGGAAGAGACGCTGTACCTCGCGAAAAAGGCGATGGGACTGGACTTCGGGAAGCGGGTGCTCGGATACGACAGGGGGTGAGCGAATGGACGAGCAGTGGATCGGGCACGTGGTAGAGGCCGAGGAGGGCGTGCTCTCGTGCCTGGTGAACACGGCGTTGGGCGAGCACGCGCCGGACGCGTCGCGCCCCTGCTGCACGCTGGTGCGCGTGCCCTTCGCCGAGCCGGGCGAGGACGGCATGGGTTCGCAGGACGAGCGTGACGCGCTGCACGACGCGGAGGAGTCGCTCGGCGAGGCGATCGCGGCGTACGGCGTGCTGCACGTCGCGACGGTGCGCGGCGCGGGCGTGCTGGACCTGTGGTACTACTCGTCGACCGAGGCGGCGACGCACATCGGCCCCGCCGCGAAGCGGGCGATGGGCGAGCGCGCGGTGGAGGTCGGCTCGCAGGACGACCCCGAGTGGTCGCAGTACGGCGCGATGTTCCCGCCCCCCGAGGCGTTCGGGCAGTACCTCGACTGGATGCTGATCGAGACGCTCGAATCCAAGGGCGACCGGCTCGAGCAGGAGCGGCCGGTGGACCACGGCGTGTACCTGCCGACGAAGGAGGCCGCGGCGGCGGTGGAACGCGACGCCGCCCGCGCGGGGTTCGAGGTCACCGACCGGGGCGTCGAAGAAGGCGACGAGGCGGCGTACTTCCTGCAACTCACGCGGACGCACGCGGTGACCATGGACGTCGTGCAGGAGATGCGGGCGATGCTCACCGAGATGGTCGAGTCCCACGACGGGGTGTACGACGGCTGGGCGACGGCGGTGGTGGAATAGGGGCTGGCCGATCGCGTCAACCTCGCGCATCAGTGGACGAGCGCGCTGCCGGGTACACCTGCCGCGACCCGTTCACGCCGAGCGGTGAACCCGGCCACGCCGAACGCGCACATGAACGCGCCCGGGACGAGATACCACCAGAAGTTTGCGTTGGTGCTGTCCGCAAGCGCACCCAAGCTGCTCATTCGCTCTTCCATCGACTTCCCGCCATCGCGGAAGTAGCCCCCGGCCATCTGCCCGGCGATGATGCCCGCCTCCAAGTTGGCCAAGTACGTGTGATACTGCGAGTTGTCTTCCATGCTCTTGTAGGCGCCGCCGAGGCAGATGATCCCTCCGGCGAGCAGCACGGTCGCAGCGGCGCGTACGAGCATGTTCCCTCCGTCGGCGGCACCCAGTTCGCAGGTCGGCCGATGGGCCGAGGCCGGGAGATTACCGGGCCCCGCCGGCGCGAGCAAGACGTGCCGAACGGCGCGTTCTGTTAGTCTGCCCCCTTGCGGGCCAACCGCCCGCGGGAAGGACA
Protein-coding regions in this window:
- a CDS encoding glycosyltransferase, with translation MISYVIPTRDRPERLRATLHRLTMLGDHAAAGGAEVVIVDNDSRERLVLPRVLAGGIGVRQVLLPTNEGAAARNHGVRASDPRSAWIVMLDDDSYPLDLGFAGVLARQGADVGAVSADIWLQEPAGETFGVRESGGLPEVFIGCGVAIRREVFLRLGGYDPAFGYYAEEYDLAAKMLLAGLRVAFEPAFRVRHEKVSANRDMNLILERLVRNNGWVMQRYAPEHERLERLREVRRRYRAIAVKERALDGFGRGLTALRETVREQPRTPMSHDLWDRFTGLAAARAALGRAHAARPFASAALVDEGKNAWAVVRALEELGVRLAGESEEAAVRVVGTLSPGPMLDAIDRRRRWHAPHLPMVLAPWDIGREATNVRRPSRRASPAASDRAVEAGARGEAA
- a CDS encoding NUDIX domain-containing protein gives rise to the protein MTDRPPVSAPPGPRLRTDLVDVYVFRRPDGRAPEFLQLRRARPPMHGTWQPVMGHVEPGESAPHAALRELQEETGLSRTSPALRGFWALESVHPFYLAGRDEIVLSPRFAVEVDPAWKPDLTRDPAHPHEPAHDDARWTASADAFIWPGQRACIAEIYALILPEVSPVRAVLAIDPATVAR
- a CDS encoding anthranilate synthase component I family protein encodes the protein MSCRPIDLPLEPGHVLERWPSDRPLAACWAAPNAPHRWTVLASPHPVLDPADAERHLSLPLAAGGAAQCPEASADLPPFRGGLIGWVAYDAARALEPRAFLPTRFPPADAPDMVWARCPDALAYDAHRRVWWAIGDGAALVADLESAPPRETFRVGPLRSRTGRAAYLAACARVIEYIRAGDIYQANLAHRLDAPFEGSSRALWRAMLHAAHPWHGVYVESPAHALTMCGVSPELFLEFDPASRRLTTRPMKGTRPATPGARADLEHSPKDRAELAMIVDLMRNDLGRVCELGSVRVDRPRDIDRHAALWQATATVSGTLEHGRSALDVLRAAFPCGSVTGAPKVRAMQIIDELEPEPRGPYCGLAGFVSDHGAFSWAVSIRTAIVRHAASGARLHYSVGAGIVADSDPPGEWRETLAKAAALRKALRTPAGSTRP
- the ppdK gene encoding pyruvate, phosphate dikinase, translating into MRNKPGKMVYYFGRSRCEGTAEMKPLLGGKGANLADMVSIGLPVPPGFTITTDTCASYYRNGQRLPHGLMNEVHKNIALIEKETGKKFGDNGNPLLVSVRSGAAVSMPGMMDTILNLGLTDASVAGLAASTGNVRFAYDSYRRLINMFGDVVMGVDHHHFEDAFTKIKTKYKAKADTDVPEQGMIELCEAYKAVYQRFKGEVFPQNPFKQLELAIEAVFKSWEGERAISYRRIAGISGLNGTAVNVQTMVYGNMGDDSGTGVAFTRNPATGENALYGEYLVNAQGEDVVAGIRTPIQVDQMPKWNKKVYAQLLEIKAKLEKHYRDMQDIEFTIERGTLYMLQTRTGKRNGFSAVRVACDMVRERLIDEKTALLRIPAQDLTQLLLPSFDPSKKKNADVLTLGIPASPGAAVGKPAFTAAEAVDRAHNGEKVILVRRETSPEDVEGMHSAAGILTSTGGRTSHAAVVACGWGKCCVVGAGELEIDPVKGKMTVKGRTFGREDVISIDGSTGEVIAGHLASVEPKLSGDFSQVMKWADKYRTLGVRTNADTPEDAERARGFGAEGIGLCRTEHMFFEGDRIKVMREMILAETREAREKALNKLLPFQRDDFMGIFKAMKGLPVTIRLIDPPLHEFLPHEEKAQKEMAQQLGVSLEKVRTRVSALHEANPMLGHRGCRLCVTYPEVLEMQVRAITEAAIDCLRSNIKVFPEIMIPLVGTRKELAVLREQVEQVIAQVKESEDYRPRLDIKIGTMIEVPRAAITADEIAEKADFFSFGTNDLTQMTFGYSRDDAGAFLPDYLSREILPHDPFQTLDAGGVGQLVEMGVKKGRATRPDLKVGICGEHGGDPKSVWFFHSAGLDYVSCSPFRVPIARLAAAQAAIKAAK
- a CDS encoding TlpA disulfide reductase family protein, with protein sequence MPRALLILAVLLFLTIPVRAQEAGEEDAPKLNNLPRTPAAQPGAASTPPAAPQANPARELFVRAARSIREAKSITYSARSYSTGSFLGSTSRAIRADARQVRAPGGILPGWRLRLTGQISAPGGKDPWTDFDVAWLVNGVEWVDHTARTVIEKSGIDARRARGVNAIAAVRLDDLTSPQPFARELAGSEFEPQPTQDLDGTRCEGVLVTFNDGRNRAVWYFSEDDHLPRRVERIITSKDTETGRVVLEWTNVRVDTADPAPTLLASLRVDVPEGYTEDRPPAPVPVPGANTPGGPTFERPAKSEPKDPVNPAPIDPAPADAAPPATPDPTPPPAPRLAPEFELRTPTGDTVSLASLRGSVVLLEFAGSWAVRLREAHAELGPVLERVQGRNVRAYTLAVREKSRDLAIAGHAPPSDALGLLLDADATARAFGAHVFPSYAIVDGAGVLVMPPTRYVPETTMAELSAALDAALGEPAPGADTPPPAP
- the trpC gene encoding indole-3-glycerol phosphate synthase TrpC, with product MTSPIATLDRIIAHKREEVARASRETPLDALRERCAQAEPPRNFFAAVTRPVTHSTSVIAEIKRRSPSSGLLRREYDTRDWRPEDIATTYHRAGAAAISCLTDREFFGGDLSFIARVKAAVPLPVLRKDFIIDAWQVYESRAAGADAILLIAECLSESLLVDLLILAQQLRLTTLLEVHSLDNLLRVRPHVGFPHRSYALLGINNRDLATMTVDLGTTLRMAELVEDRTVLVSESGIRTPDDLRRLRGAGVRIALVGEHLMRQPDPGEALRALLA
- a CDS encoding CPBP family intramembrane glutamic endopeptidase; translation: MIRSSVAIGLVIGAIVGAPSVALGAPPTSGPADAGALRGLLEPWALLHLAWAGAAVAFVLSRGLWRLRARRVTGIPWWLWLNAAIASWLALGACAGLASWVLGGAGNASLRAQSLTALWGYAGGLLCALSLSVHLAKLAPASGLHIRVRGLLLGAALLALGWPLVQGVSLVCVAAHRLATGQPPEQISHPTLRALVDNPREPWAWLMVALAVLVAPVFEEVLYRGFLQSLAVRATGRPWAAVLLTSVIFAAAHLGQGMAWYSLAVIGALGVVLGAAYERTRSLGVPIAMHAIFNAANVALAITTA
- the trpS gene encoding tryptophan--tRNA ligase, which encodes MSASPSKPRILTGDTPTGRLHLGHWVGSVERRVALQDEYDCYFLLANMHAFTTRFDKPQDIRQDTIEIVKDWLAAGIDPARSTIVLQTEVPAIAELTWYFAMLLSFNDVMGNPTLIHELETKGLADKYSFGFPMYTVGQCADILAFRPVYVPVGEDQAPHIEMCRKAARKFNQLYCAVPNRTEDADYVQAGGVFPIPRALIGRVGRLPGVGDGTQKMSKSLGNAIFLSDSAKDVQKKINKITTGRQSPTEPGDPDNVLFRFVEAFITDEARVAELKDRYRRGDNLGDGHVKAEVAEAINRLLEPMRARRAEFESPAGDTRIVEIIKDGVKRANVVAEETLYLAKKAMGLDFGKRVLGYDRG
- a CDS encoding DUF695 domain-containing protein, with protein sequence MDEQWIGHVVEAEEGVLSCLVNTALGEHAPDASRPCCTLVRVPFAEPGEDGMGSQDERDALHDAEESLGEAIAAYGVLHVATVRGAGVLDLWYYSSTEAATHIGPAAKRAMGERAVEVGSQDDPEWSQYGAMFPPPEAFGQYLDWMLIETLESKGDRLEQERPVDHGVYLPTKEAAAAVERDAARAGFEVTDRGVEEGDEAAYFLQLTRTHAVTMDVVQEMRAMLTEMVESHDGVYDGWATAVVE